In a genomic window of Urocitellus parryii isolate mUroPar1 chromosome 11, mUroPar1.hap1, whole genome shotgun sequence:
- the LOC113193470 gene encoding histone H2B type 2-E: MPEPAKSAPAPKKGSKKAVTKAQKKDGKKRKRSRKESYSIYVYKVLKQVHPDTGISSKAMGIMNSFVNDIFERIAGEASRLAHYNKRSTITSREIQTAVRLLLPGELAKHAVSEGTKAVTKYTSSK, from the coding sequence ATGCCGGAGCCGGCCAAGTCCGCTCCTGCCCCCAAGAAGGGCTCCAAGAAAGCCGTCACCAAGGCCCAGAAGAAGGACGGCAAGAAGCGCAAGCGCAGCCGCAAGGAGAGCTACTCCATCTACGTGTACAAGGTGCTGAAGCAGGTGCACCCCGACACGGGCATCTCGTCCAAGGCCATGGGCATCATGAACTCGTTCGTCAACGACATCTTCGAGCGCATCGCCGGCGAAGCGTCCCGCCTGGCGCACTACAACAAGCGCTCGACCATCACGTCGCGGGAGATCCAGACGGCCGTGCGCCTGCTGCTGCCCGGGGAGCTGGCCAAGCACGCCGTGTCCGAGGGCACCAAGGCGGTCACCAAGTACACCAGCTCCAAGTGA
- the LOC144249111 gene encoding histone H2A type 2-A, protein MSGRGKQGGKARAKAKSRSSRAGLQFPVGRVHRLLRKGNYAERVGAGAPVYMAAVLEYLTAEILELAGNAARDNKKTRIIPRHLQLAIRNDEELNKLLGKVTIAQGGVLPNIQAVLLPKKTESHHKAKGK, encoded by the coding sequence ATGTCCGGCCGTGGCAAGCAGGGAGGCAAGGCCCGCGCCAAGGCCAAGTCGCGCTCGTCGCGCGCTGGCCTCCAGTTCCCGGTGGGCCGGGTGCACCGCCTGCTGCGCAAGGGCAACTACGCCGAGCGGGTGGGGGCCGGCGCGCCCGTCTACATGGCGGCGGTGCTCGAGTACCTGACGGCCGAGATCCTGGAGCTGGCTGGCAACGCGGCCCGCGACAACAAGAAGACGCGCATCATCCCCCGTCACCTCCAGCTGGCCATCCGCAACGACGAGGAGCTGAACAAGCTGCTGGGCAAAGTGACCATCGCCCAGGGCGGCGTCCTGCCCAACATCCAGGCCGTGTTGCTCCCGAAGAAGACGGAGAGTCACCACAAGGCAAAGGGGAAGTGA
- the LOC144249184 gene encoding histone H3, translating into MARTKQTARKSTGGKAPRKQLATKAARKSAPATGGVKKPHRYRPGTVALREIRRYQKSTELLIRKLPFQRLVREIAQDFKTDLRFQSSAVMALQEASEAYLVGLFEDTNLCAIHAKRVTIMPKDIQLARRIRGERA; encoded by the coding sequence ATGGCCCGAACCAAGCAGACCGCGCGCAAGTCGACCGGCGGCAAGGCCCCGCGCAAGCAGCTGGCCACCAAGGCGGCCCGCAAGAGCGCGCCGGCCACCGGCGGCGTCAAGAAGCCCCACCGCTACCGGCCCGGCACCGTGGCGCTGCGCGAGATCCGGCGCTACCAGAAGTCCACCGAGCTGCTGATCCGCAAGCTGCCGTTCCAGCGGCTGGTGCGCGAGATCGCGCAGGACTTCAAGACCGACCTGCGCTTCCAGAGCTCGGCCGTCATGGCGCTGCAGGAGGCCAGCGAGGCCTACCTGGTGGGGCTGTTCGAGGACACCAACCTGTGCGCCATCCACGCCAAGCGCGTCACCATCATGCCCAAGGACATCCAGCTGGCCCGCCGCATCCGCGGGGAGCGGGCTTAA